Proteins encoded together in one Pseudomonas arsenicoxydans window:
- the map gene encoding type I methionyl aminopeptidase: MTVTLKTPEDIAKMRVAGKLAADVLEMIAEHVKPGITTDELDRICHDYIVNEQKAIPAPLNYKGFPKSICTSINHVVCHGIPNDKPLKDGDTLNIDVTVIKDGYHGDTSRMFHVGTVPVWAERLSQVTQECMYKAIELVKPGCRLGDIGEVIQKHAEKNGFSVVREFCGHGIGKVFHEEPQILHYGRAGTGMELKAGMTFTIEPMINQGKADTKVLGDGWTAITKDRKLSAQWEHTLLVTETGYEIFTLRADDTIPRVSA; encoded by the coding sequence ATGACCGTCACCCTCAAAACCCCCGAGGACATTGCAAAGATGCGTGTCGCCGGCAAACTGGCCGCCGATGTGCTGGAAATGATTGCCGAACATGTCAAGCCGGGCATCACCACCGACGAACTGGACCGCATCTGCCACGACTATATCGTCAACGAGCAGAAAGCCATCCCTGCCCCGCTCAACTACAAAGGCTTCCCCAAGTCGATCTGCACCTCGATCAACCATGTCGTCTGCCATGGCATCCCGAACGACAAGCCGCTCAAAGATGGTGACACGCTGAACATCGATGTCACCGTTATCAAAGACGGCTACCACGGCGACACCAGCCGAATGTTCCACGTCGGCACCGTGCCGGTCTGGGCCGAGCGTCTGTCGCAGGTCACCCAGGAATGCATGTACAAGGCGATCGAACTGGTCAAGCCTGGCTGCCGCCTGGGCGACATTGGCGAAGTCATTCAGAAACACGCTGAAAAGAACGGTTTCTCGGTGGTTCGCGAGTTCTGCGGCCACGGCATCGGCAAAGTCTTCCACGAAGAGCCGCAGATCCTACACTACGGCCGCGCCGGCACCGGCATGGAGCTCAAAGCGGGCATGACCTTCACCATCGAGCCGATGATCAACCAGGGCAAGGCGGACACCAAGGTGCTGGGCGACGGCTGGACCGCGATCACCAAGGATCGCAAGCTCTCCGCGCAGTGGGAACACACCCTGCTGGTAACCGAAACCGGTTACGAGATCTTCACCCTGCGCGCCGACGACACCATCCCGCGCGTTTCGGCCTGA
- the rpsB gene encoding 30S ribosomal protein S2 → MSQVNMRDMLKAGVHFGHQTRYWNPKMGKYIFGARNKIHIINLEKTLPMFNEALTFVERLAQGKNKILFVGTKRSAGKIVAEEAARCGSPYVDHRWLGGMLTNFKTIRASIKRLRDLEVQAEDGTFAKLTKKEALMRTRDLEKLDRSLGGIKDMGGLPDALFVIDVDHERIAITEANKLGIPVIGVVDTNSSPEGVDYIIPGNDDAIRAIQLYMGSMADAVIRGRNHVAGGTEQFAEEAPAAAAE, encoded by the coding sequence ATGTCCCAAGTCAACATGCGCGATATGCTGAAGGCCGGTGTGCACTTCGGTCACCAGACCCGTTACTGGAACCCGAAAATGGGTAAGTACATTTTCGGCGCTCGTAACAAGATTCACATCATCAACCTTGAAAAAACCCTGCCAATGTTCAACGAAGCTCTGACTTTCGTAGAGCGCCTGGCCCAGGGCAAAAACAAGATTCTGTTCGTCGGCACCAAGCGTTCCGCTGGCAAGATCGTTGCTGAAGAAGCAGCACGTTGCGGTTCGCCGTACGTCGATCACCGCTGGTTGGGCGGCATGCTGACCAACTTCAAAACCATCCGTGCTTCCATCAAGCGTCTGCGTGACCTTGAAGTGCAAGCCGAAGACGGTACTTTCGCCAAGCTGACCAAGAAAGAAGCGCTGATGCGCACTCGCGATCTTGAGAAGCTCGATCGTTCCCTGGGTGGTATCAAGGACATGGGCGGTCTGCCAGACGCACTGTTCGTTATCGACGTTGATCACGAGCGCATCGCGATCACCGAAGCCAACAAGCTGGGTATCCCGGTTATCGGCGTAGTCGATACCAACAGCAGCCCGGAAGGCGTTGACTACATCATCCCAGGCAACGATGACGCAATCCGCGCTATCCAGCTGTACATGGGTTCGATGGCTGACGCTGTTATCCGCGGTCGCAACCACGTTGCTGGTGGCACCGAGCAGTTCGCTGAAGAAGCTCCGGCAGCTGCAGCTGAGTAA
- the tsf gene encoding translation elongation factor Ts, producing the protein MAAITAALVKELRERTGEGMMDCKKALEKADGDIEKAIDDMRASGAIKAAKKAGNVAAEGAIALKEDGKSAVLLEVNSQTDFLALQDDFKAFVAASVEKAFVDKLTDVAPLIAAQEADRLVLVGKVGENVNIRRLVRVEGDVVGGYLHGNKIGVAVVLKGGNVELAKDIAMHVAASNPEFLLPSEVSAEAIEREKAVFLQLNEEKIKGKPENIVENMVKGRISKFLAEASLVEQAFVKNPEIKVGELAKKAGAEIVSFTYFKVGEGIEKPVDNFAEEVAAQLAAAKQ; encoded by the coding sequence ATGGCAGCAATTACTGCAGCGTTGGTTAAAGAACTGCGTGAGCGTACCGGCGAAGGCATGATGGATTGCAAGAAAGCCCTGGAAAAGGCTGACGGCGACATCGAAAAAGCCATTGATGATATGCGTGCTTCCGGCGCCATCAAGGCTGCCAAGAAAGCAGGCAACGTGGCTGCTGAAGGCGCTATCGCTCTGAAAGAAGACGGCAAATCTGCTGTTCTGCTGGAAGTAAACTCGCAGACTGACTTCCTGGCCCTGCAGGACGACTTCAAGGCATTTGTTGCTGCTAGCGTTGAAAAAGCGTTCGTCGACAAACTGACTGACGTCGCTCCGCTGATCGCCGCACAAGAGGCTGATCGCCTGGTACTGGTTGGCAAGGTTGGCGAAAACGTCAACATCCGTCGCCTGGTACGCGTTGAAGGTGACGTTGTTGGTGGTTACCTGCACGGCAACAAAATCGGTGTTGCAGTTGTCCTGAAAGGCGGCAACGTTGAACTGGCCAAAGACATCGCTATGCACGTAGCGGCCAGCAACCCTGAGTTCCTGCTGCCTTCGGAAGTTTCGGCTGAAGCGATCGAGCGTGAAAAAGCTGTGTTCCTGCAGCTGAACGAAGAAAAAATCAAAGGCAAGCCAGAAAACATTGTTGAGAACATGGTCAAAGGCCGTATCAGCAAGTTCCTGGCCGAAGCAAGCCTGGTTGAGCAGGCGTTCGTCAAGAACCCTGAAATCAAGGTTGGCGAACTGGCCAAGAAGGCCGGTGCAGAAATCGTTTCTTTCACCTACTTCAAAGTAGGCGAAGGCATCGAGAAGCCGGTCGACAACTTCGCTGAAGAAGTTGCTGCCCAGCTGGCTGCCGCCAAGCAATAA